The genomic interval ACCACatgttattattaaaattaggTTCTATTTTATGAAAGAGTAGTTATCATGCCCTATGaccagttttcttttcaaaaccaTGCAGGCAACCATATTCCTGAAAACAAATTGCTCTTAGAAACAAACATACTTCCAACAAGATTTTGACTTCATGTCTCCTTTCACTCGTCTTTTATTATTCCAGTTAGTCAGTTTAGTCAGAGTTAACATTTGATGAGATGGAGACACAAGTTAATGCGCTGTGGTTTCCTTTTATAGAAATTGTATTTCCTATTCAAAATATTATCAGAGGCCGTACTTGGGGCTGTTAGTGATGTCGCAGTCATTGCTGAGACAATGATTGCTCAGTTGCAATTGGACACTGTAGAAAACAATCTAACTGCCATGttgtgttaaaattaaataattctttctttgtttcttttctgccCCCAttcttgcaaaataaaaaaagtattccCATCATTCTAAAGAACGTGTGGCATACCACAAGGCTCGGCCCTAGGCCCTCAAATGCTTATTTCCAACATGTATCGCAAAACAACTGCAGCATAGGCAAACTGCCCTTTAAAACGATGTagttattagaaaataaattattcagcCTCTTCGTCACAGTCACACAGACACAAGGGCAAGTGCGTTGAGCATTTTTGGTCATGTTCAAAGTGGGACTATTCTGAAAACAGGAACTAACTTGACTAAAATGTACATGACTGGAGTTTTTGTTGCAGTCGGCGGGTTTTCAGGCAGACAACATGTGTACTGGAAAGTGCTCCCTTTTCATTGCGATCTCTCTGTACCCCCTGGTTCTTCTGTCCATCCTCTGCAACATTTTGCTCTTCTTTCCTGACTGGAGCACCAAGTATGTCAAAGAAGAACACATTACTAACGAAGTAAAGTACATGGGAGGATTCATCGGTGGTGGTGTCCTGGTAAGTAGTTGGTTGGTAAACGAGACTCcaaatggaaaaatgttctaGACTTTGTGAAATTATTATTGAATAGAATTTTTGGGggagataaattaaaatactttgcaCATCTTTAATGGATTTGATAAATGCTTTTGTTGTCACGTAAGTCATTATCAAATGTCTTAAAACCAAACCAGGGGCTGCAGAAAGTTTGTGCCGCTAAAAAGCTTTACCTGACTCTTATCATGCAAACTGAATGCAATCCACTGATCCACCCAATGTGTCCTAATACAGGTACTGATCCCAGCACTGTACATTCACTTGACTGGAGAACAAGGCTGCTGTGCAAATCGCTTCGGGGTGAGTTACTCTGACCTAATTTTAGGTGAAACGGAGCAGCAAACACAAGTTGTAACCAAGTTAAGGAAGATCTGCAACAAAACAGGCTAAATTCAGACTAGTTCAGTTGTTCCTGAGCCGAAGAAATATGCTGCGTTGTGCTGCATCACCATTGCACAACACCAAGGTACTTTTGATGCAGATAACAAAACCACAGTTTACCATAGTACACAACATACATTTCCTCACTTTTGTAGGTGTGATGCGTAAGCACTGTGGCCATTAACTTTAgcataaaacaatcaaatatttgcaaattgtttcattgtgtgcatatatttgatatatatatatatatatatatatatatatatatatatatatatatatgtaaatctGTGATGAAGAGAGGGAATCAGtgaatatttttcctgtttaaaatgagtgaaaaaggAGGTAAACTCATGattaactattttaaaatcatcttcCATTTTAAACTGACCTCTGCTTCTCATTTAATATTGGCAGATGTTCTTTTCCATCATATTTGCCGCAGTGGGTGCAGCTGGTGCCGTATACAGCTTCGTTGTGGCGTTGCTCGGCCTCTCTAACGGGCCTCTGTGCAGAACCTCATCTGTCGCATGGGAACAACCGTTTATAGACAAGTAATAAGTTGAAATGCATCTGTGGCTGTTCTTGTTGCGATTGGGTCATTTACGACCTTTTTGTCTTATCCTCAGGAACCTGAGATATCTGAAAAACCCTAATTCATGGACCGAGTGTCAAGAGCCAAAGAACGTGGTCCAGTTCAACATAGGTCTGTTCATCACCCTGATGGTGGCCAGCGTTCTGCAGGGTCTCCTCTGTGCCAGCCAGGTGATCAACGGCTTCGTCGGGTGCATCTGTGGAACCTGCAACGACAAGCAGGTCAGAAAAAGCTGTGTGACTTCAAAACGTCCTAATTTCCACTTcctcattcagacatttttctcattgtctcatttcttcttctttacagGAACCCTGAGTTTGTAGGCATGAAGAGTTCAAAAAGCTGTCGCCGTGCAACATCTGGGAATAGGCTGCTGAtggctttttaaagaaaatgcttaCTTCAACACTGATGTTCTCTTCAGCTGTATTGGCTTGTTATTTCCACAATATATTACAAATTCTTGATTCTGCTTGCAGTGTATTAATCTGAGGAGATAAGTGTTGGAAACACCATGCACATAAAttgaataatgaaataaaatgttttaacaggTAGCACACTTTTGTTCCTCGTGTTAATATTTTGAAGTTgctatttcctgttttttttcagtcagcCAATAAAGTCTGAGGTGAAAGTTTGTGCAGTATATTTTATCTGATATCTCTGTGGCCAGAGATAtcagataaaagttttaaaaaaggaaagtaaagaTGTGGTTCTACATAACagagaattttcttttttttttttttttgataactgCTAATTGTATTTGAAAGCCAAAAAAGTTGTGAATATCCATGAGTCTTTCATAATAATGGGCTTGTCATAATGTACTCCTATAGAAAGGGGGTTCCAGTTTTTCAAGGAGCCTTTCCTGGTTGTAAATCGTATCACAATGAGTAACACTGCCTCGCCCAAATGTTACTAAGAGACCAAGCTTCTTCTCAAATCACTCACTTCCTGTCGTTACTGATTAGACAATAACTTTTAATCATTTGATGAACACCAGAGAAACAACGAGAGACGCGCATCAATGTCCAAATTGTATTTGGTTCTTCATAGTCTGGatattttccaggttttcacCGAAGCCAAACATGCTCTGTTTGTCTCTCGCTCCTGCAGCTGCAAGTGCAAAGTTCAACTGCTCAAAGCTCCTACTGTGACAGAGTAAACATTATGAGCTGAAGGGCCTTTAAGGAATGTTGTGGGTGTCACGCAAAACAACAATCAATCAGAATCACCTGTTACagcaaaatgcaaacacaaactttctTACATCTCTTATTCAGCATGCGATCACTCAGGAAAGTAAGACTTGGTGCAGCCATAGGGACGGCACACCAGCACGTCTGGGTGAGATGACCTAAATGCATTGATATTAGCCATAAAAAGTTTAATGTCCACATTAGCTTTACTAACCCAACAAAACAACACTCTGCCCATTTCCATGACAGCAGAGAGTGAGTCACATTCACTTCTGCAGCCTATCCCTGACTCTGTTTGCCGTTCTTATCTTATCAGATTTAAACCTCCCACAGTCGAGCCGTTTTCAAAAGACGCCCCGCTCCAAACCGGACTACAACTACCCGATCGCTCCAGGGTCAGAGAACAGCAGTCGCCTGAGCTGAAATTTTTAACCAAAGgaagttttttctttccagaaatCGGCCAACATGTGTACTGGAAAGTGTTCCCTCTGCATTGCGGTGACTCTGTACCCACTGGTGCTCATTTCCATCATCTGTAACATTGTGCTGTTCTTCCCTGATGGAAGCGTCCAGTATGCTCAAGATGGACACATTACAGATGAGGTGAAGTACATGGGAGGAGTCTTTGGAGGAGGGATACTGGTGAGTTTTTCCTTTATTCAGCTTTAGTTTTATCTGTCCAGTATAAtgttttcttattcattttaAGGTGAATAACAAATACCGCATGAATCTCactgctaaatatttattgtctCCTGAGTAAATGTTGTCTTTCCTATATTTTCAGTAAACAATTTATGCATTCTGATTCTGACCTCATGATAAAACCTGAGTCTGAATATGTGCTAAAATAACCTCCCACACAGGTTCTGATCCCTGCACTTCACATTCACCTGACTGGAAAGCAGGGCTGCTGTGGAAATCGCTGTGGGGTGAGTCAGACAGGAAACAGTGAAAACAGTGACAGATTAACGATGCGAACTCCTGAATAAAGCGCCTACTGgatataaaaatgtcaaaattgtaTCACAGAGTTAAATAATCATTACACGAGTCACCAAAAATAGATATTCCCCAAATATATGATATATGGAGTCAAATTTAGTCAAATAATGATTCCAACTTAAATGTACAGTAACTACTGTATTTCTGAACAATTTACTGTAAGCATACATATGTTTCCAGATCCCTTTATTTTGATTCAACTAATAAGCATTTACTGtaatcatttgcattttctgacaaactttagatttttatttgtaaaaaatattgaaaactgtggataattttccttccacttcagtGCCCAGTGCTTTCTGTCGGCCCATAAAGCGAAGTCTCAATAACATAAACCTGGAGCTTGTGATAACAGAGAAATTTTACGGGATAAAAAGAGCTCTGCAATATAATTTGTAAAGATAGAATTTATTCCGGTTTTTATCATTGTTTGAGTACACCATCTTGGGtttaggaaggatttttttttaaaaatagaggAAACATGTTGAGGCAACAAACTCCCTAAAGATTTCTTGTAAGAAGTTGATTTTAAACTGAGGACTGGG from Xiphophorus maculatus strain JP 163 A chromosome 11, X_maculatus-5.0-male, whole genome shotgun sequence carries:
- the LOC102238279 gene encoding transmembrane 4 L6 family member 1-like; this encodes MCTGKCSLFIAISLYPLVLLSILCNILLFFPDWSTKYVKEEHITNEVKYMGGFIGGGVLVLIPALYIHLTGEQGCCANRFGMFFSIIFAAVGAAGAVYSFVVALLGLSNGPLCRTSSVAWEQPFIDKNLRYLKNPNSWTECQEPKNVVQFNIGLFITLMVASVLQGLLCASQVINGFVGCICGTCNDKQEP